Proteins encoded together in one Mercenaria mercenaria strain notata chromosome 18, MADL_Memer_1, whole genome shotgun sequence window:
- the LOC123539311 gene encoding uncharacterized protein LOC123539311 isoform X4: MSYYRSSSLKMGPGKALSVYDGRKWPVVKCGAVYVTDEDKTKAVTKNVISLSSASEEKKKQKSSKYTVAIGSSFGHVHSFLKDSDNVLKSYEKTKVEDKCLLLIRKPKSASKQNFFSLKMLKAHSWADVSVKDMHLRQPDGSLKQDPYKAFKERFKKKSDLSLPPDELNSLANQNTPFKGPTGNQSSSLQSQSSADNGKEESKSDIIPPHKLTEVVPNISNSYPYIKKGSRHISQSLADLTDAGREINNNKNMGGALGQGHARPKGPPPAIPPRTNASSVEKYSKNDRNASNIENTGFIHNKNTSNERTENRPDIISNVNVRKSPGGNVRDGRHDDSMPVRVKHDSGFHSEAPLSSDEMYDSGFKQDLSKSVRNGSLMTSSPKSSKKQPQTSRNMPRHNSDPRQPNATGHQYNTREPSPGNNRNRRQSPGNRAYSGQGNVNGQERPKTQMESVNVRPVQRNPSAGSENRNKHNEQIKGRNMPVGQTYPDTNQMNRLHEQKQSNSVTRTPPNHHQTGTRHNESRSKSSEKIVQRRSNEFRERKSLGDVREGQILTIDNKESVIKAHSLGDLSTGCAFSLVGQKKPDLPGNVHEPEFTGTQLMKHIRNYKEMTQNGSSGSLPFRGKALDDMDNYRQYYGQVQQSAKGDNSDYNKLKHYGSLQHLPMSAETSKQQNGYHQPVPVRHREKTPLKPRRCLPQPPGDVHMKKRQMTDIMINRMSVDSNSTSPSSSNSNREGSTEPRLGGVSATPSVSDREVFDLLHGNRNDSAWTVQGVRNVCNNKKQTPTSQVPPSYSDSVNNALRKSGSFGSHEHGSVPPSGGRLSESGQTTLTSQSTIDSGYITNDPDPETLSTSSYAKTLKQSAHNMYTAHKLYKSAKGEHSQKQTTNAKDHSNNSNINQYNPKYAKDSHTRTWLENHQGTYMSDHLKLNMKTGANSERVRGNDMEKTDKNNNRHPKIPESNVTELDLTQNPPSKPERTFQYVKQPLAHHKSELSSKDIEKMSQDQGQFTCRSKGKSISMAQGLNLIATNSAPASGGFLSKSQPKFTGSLKDLIGTDKQIVPIETLKLESAHSTNTLPGSWKFQAQTRPECSLKFFGKPSLFQLLQNYNLYAIRVRIPENFVIMENVRLIECEVVLPAPWMFGKDTSSPLSPKGSYAKLGGPNSAFRPVSVASVSPIKSVSMITIMELSSQMTELIESGQLQKGDLIIEVNERLVIGDDLPTLTTVFQACQGEMLLTIARDRARDNQPDRNMHSTSPTDEDFRRMEQKINELTTELRKKDRTLKQLSALLPWPLPSSKVKNSDGKDEEAYVCSLSEDEFIV; encoded by the exons gtGAAATGTGGTGCTGTATATGTCACAGATGAGGACAAGACTAAAGCTGTAACAAAAAATGTGATATCATTGTCATCCGCATCTGAagaaaagaagaaacagaaaTCATCAAAATACACTGTCGCCATTGGTTCAAGTTTTGGTCATG TTCATTCATTCTTGAAGGACTCTGACAATGTTTTGAAATCATACGAGAAAACAAAAGTAGAAGACAAATGTTTGTTACTGATAAGAAAACCAAAATCGGCATCAAAACAG AATTTTTTCTCATTAAAG ATGTTAAAGGCACATTCGTGGGCAGATGTCAGTGTGAAGGACATGCATCTACGACAACCTGATGGTTCACTGAAACAAGATCCTTATAAAGCATTCAAAGAACGG tttaagaagaAATCAGACCTTAGTCTACCTCCAGATGAGTTGAACAGCCTAGCCAATCAGAACACTCCTTTCAAAGGACCAACAGGCAATCAGAGCTCATCCTTACAGTCACAATCATCAGCAGACAATGGAAAAGAAGAGAGTAAAAGTGATATAATACCTCCACATAAACTTACTGAAGTTGTCCCAAATATATCAAACTCTTATCCTTATATAAAGAAGGGAAGCAGACATATCTCTCAAAGTCTTGCTGATTTGACAGACGCTGGTAgagaaataaacaataataaaaatatggGTGGAgctttaggtcaaggtcatgcaaGACCTAAAGGACCACCTCCTGCCATTCCTCCAAGAACTAATGCAAGTTCTGTAGAGAAATACAGTAAAAATGATAGAAATGCTTCTAATATTGAAAATACAGGCTTTATACACAACAAAAATACAAGTAATGAAAGAACTGAAAATAGACCAGATATTATATCTAATGTGAATGTAAGAAAAAGTCCTGGAGGTAATGTAAGAGATGGCAGGCATGATGACAGTATGCCAGTAAGAGTGAAACATGATTCTGGATTCCATAGTGAGGCTCCATTATCTAGTGATGAAATGTATGATTCTGGATTTAAACAGGATTTAAGTAAAAGTGTACGGAATGGAAGCCTTATGACCAGTTCTCCAAAGTCATCTAAAAAGCAGCCACAAACTTCCAGAAATATGCCGAGACATAATTCAGATCCAAGGCAGCCAAATGCTACTGGGCATCAGTATAATACAAGAGAACCTAGTCCAGGGAATAACAGAAATCGCCGACAGAGTCCTGGAAATAGGGCTTACAGTGGACAAGGAAATGTGAATGGTCAAGAAAGACCTAAAACACAAATGGAATCTGTTAATGTGAGACCAGTGCAAAGAAATCCGAGTGCAGGGTCAGAGAATAGAAACAAGCACAATGAGCAGATTAAGGGTAGAAATATGCCAGTTGGTCAGACCTATCCTGATACAAATCAAATGAATAGACTTCATGAACAGAAGCAATCAAATTCTGTTACGAGAACCCCACCAAATCACCATCAGACTGGTACTAGACACAATGAAAGTAGATCAAAATCTTCAGAAAAAATAGTGCAGAGACGATCAAATGAATTTAGGGAAAGAAAGTCATTAGGTGATGTGAGAGAGGGTCAGATTTTGACTATTGATAACAAAGAATCTGTGATAAAGGCTCATTCGTTAGGGGACTTAAGTACTGGATGTGCATTCTCACTGGTTGGCCAGAAGAAACCAGATTTACCTGGAAATGTACATGAGCCAGAATTTACTGGGACCCAGCTTATGAAGCATATTAGAAATTACaaagaaatgacacaaaatggaagTAGTGGAAGTTTACCATTTAGAGGTAAAGCTTTAGATGATATGGACAATTATAGGCAGTATTACGGTCAAGTGCAACAATCTGCAAAGGGTGATAATTCTGACTATAACAAACTAAAGCATTATGGGTCCTTGCAGCATCTGCCTATGTCTGCTGAAACTAGCAAACAGCAGAATGGTTATCATCAGCCCGTGCCAGTAAGACATCGAGAGAAAACACCTCTAAAGCCACGCCGTTGTTTGCCACAACCTCCAGGAGACGTCCATATGAAGAAGAGACAAATGACGGACATAATGATTAACAGAATGAGTGTAGACAGCAATAGCACAAGCCCTAGTTCTAGTAATTCTAACCGGGAAGGTTCCACTGAACCTAGATTAGGTGGAGTCAGTGCCACACCCTCGGTATCTGACCGTGAAGTTTTTGACCTCCTTCATGGTAACAGAAATGATTCAGCATGGACTGTGCAAGGTGTTAGAAATGTGTGCAATAATAAAAAACAGACTCCCACATCACAAGTACCTCCAAGTTACAGTGACAGTGTAAATAATGCTCTACGCAAGTCAGGGTCATTCGGGTCACATGAACATGGCAGTGTGCCGCCCTCTGGTGGCCGACTTAGTGAATCAGGGCAGACAACATTGACTTCTCAAAGTACAATTGATTCAGGATATATTACAAATGACCCTGACCCTGAAACATTATCTACCTCATCCTATGCCAAAACGTTGAAACAGTCTGCTCATAATATGTACACAGCACACAAACTTTATAAATCAGCTAAGGGAGAACACTCTCAGAAACAAACGACAAATGCAAAAGATCACTCAAATAATTCCAATATTAACCAGTATAATCCAAAGTATGCCAAAGATTCTCATACCAGAACATGGCTAGAAAATCACCAAGGAACTTACATGAGTGAtcatttgaaacttaatatgaAAACGGGTGCAAACAGTGAAAGAGTGCGTGGAAATGACATGGAGAAAACAGATAAAAACAATAACAGACATCCTAAGATTCCTGAAAGTAATGTTACTGAGTTAGACCTGACACAGAATCCACCAAGCAAACCAGAGAGAACTTTCCAGTATGTGAAACAACCTTTGGCTCATCATAAGTCTGAACTGTCATCGAAGGACATTGAAAAAATGAGCCAAGATCAGGGCCAGTTTACATGTAGATCTAAGGGCAAATCAATTTCCATGGCACAAGGATTGAACCTCATAGCCACTAACTCTGCACCTGCAAGTGGAGGCTTCTTATCAAAGTCTCAGCCAAAGTTTACAGGTTCACTGAAAgacttgataggaacagataaaCAAATAGTGCCAATAGAAACACTTAAACTTGAAAGTGCACATTCTACAAATACATTACCAGGAAGCTGGAAATTCCAGGCCCAAACTCGGCCAGAATGTAGTTTGAAATTTTTCGGAAAACCAAGTTTGTTTCAGTTACTTCAAAACTATAATCTGTATGCAATACGGGTTCGAATTCCAGAAAACTTTGTTATTATGGAAAATGTTAGACTTATCGAGTGTGAAGTGGTTTTACCAGCACCTTGGATGTTTGGAAAAGACACTTCCTCGCCTCTCAGTCCTAAAGGAAGTTATGCAAAACTAGGAGGACCGAATAGTGCGTTCCGGCCAGTATCTGTTGCTAGTGTTTCACCTATCAAATCTGTTTCCATGATCACCATCATGGAATTGTCCAGTCAGATGACAGAGCTCATTGAATCAGGACAGCTTCAAAAAGGGGATCTTATTATTGAG gttaaTGAAAGACTTGTGATTGGAGATGACTTGCCAACATTGACAACTGTGTTCCAAGCTTGCCAAGGCGAGATGTTGTTGACTATTGCCCGAGACAGAGCAAGAGATAATCAGCCAGATAGAAATATG CATTCTACATCCCCCACTGATGAAGATTTCCGACGGATGGAACAGAAAATCAATGAACTTACCACAGAACTTCGTAAAAAAGACCGGACTTTAAAACAGTTgagtgcattgttgccatggcCATTGCCTTCATCAAAGGTGAAGAACTCTGATGGAAAAGATGAAGAAGCTTACGTGTGTTCTCTAAGTGAAGATGAATTCATTGTGTGA
- the LOC123539311 gene encoding uncharacterized protein LOC123539311 isoform X5 yields the protein MIVGKYIGKNKVKCGAVYVTDEDKTKAVTKNVISLSSASEEKKKQKSSKYTVAIGSSFGHVHSFLKDSDNVLKSYEKTKVEDKCLLLIRKPKSASKQNFFSLKMLKAHSWADVSVKDMHLRQPDGSLKQDPYKAFKERFKKKSDLSLPPDELNSLANQNTPFKGPTGNQSSSLQSQSSADNGKEESKSDIIPPHKLTEVVPNISNSYPYIKKGSRHISQSLADLTDAGREINNNKNMGGALGQGHARPKGPPPAIPPRTNASSVEKYSKNDRNASNIENTGFIHNKNTSNERTENRPDIISNVNVRKSPGGNVRDGRHDDSMPVRVKHDSGFHSEAPLSSDEMYDSGFKQDLSKSVRNGSLMTSSPKSSKKQPQTSRNMPRHNSDPRQPNATGHQYNTREPSPGNNRNRRQSPGNRAYSGQGNVNGQERPKTQMESVNVRPVQRNPSAGSENRNKHNEQIKGRNMPVGQTYPDTNQMNRLHEQKQSNSVTRTPPNHHQTGTRHNESRSKSSEKIVQRRSNEFRERKSLGDVREGQILTIDNKESVIKAHSLGDLSTGCAFSLVGQKKPDLPGNVHEPEFTGTQLMKHIRNYKEMTQNGSSGSLPFRGKALDDMDNYRQYYGQVQQSAKGDNSDYNKLKHYGSLQHLPMSAETSKQQNGYHQPVPVRHREKTPLKPRRCLPQPPGDVHMKKRQMTDIMINRMSVDSNSTSPSSSNSNREGSTEPRLGGVSATPSVSDREVFDLLHGNRNDSAWTVQGVRNVCNNKKQTPTSQVPPSYSDSVNNALRKSGSFGSHEHGSVPPSGGRLSESGQTTLTSQSTIDSGYITNDPDPETLSTSSYAKTLKQSAHNMYTAHKLYKSAKGEHSQKQTTNAKDHSNNSNINQYNPKYAKDSHTRTWLENHQGTYMSDHLKLNMKTGANSERVRGNDMEKTDKNNNRHPKIPESNVTELDLTQNPPSKPERTFQYVKQPLAHHKSELSSKDIEKMSQDQGQFTCRSKGKSISMAQGLNLIATNSAPASGGFLSKSQPKFTGSLKDLIGTDKQIVPIETLKLESAHSTNTLPGSWKFQAQTRPECSLKFFGKPSLFQLLQNYNLYAIRVRIPENFVIMENVRLIECEVVLPAPWMFGKDTSSPLSPKGSYAKLGGPNSAFRPVSVASVSPIKSVSMITIMELSSQMTELIESGQLQKGDLIIEVNERLVIGDDLPTLTTVFQACQGEMLLTIARDRARDNQPDRNMHSTSPTDEDFRRMEQKINELTTELRKKDRTLKQLSALLPWPLPSSKVKNSDGKDEEAYVCSLSEDEFIV from the exons gtGAAATGTGGTGCTGTATATGTCACAGATGAGGACAAGACTAAAGCTGTAACAAAAAATGTGATATCATTGTCATCCGCATCTGAagaaaagaagaaacagaaaTCATCAAAATACACTGTCGCCATTGGTTCAAGTTTTGGTCATG TTCATTCATTCTTGAAGGACTCTGACAATGTTTTGAAATCATACGAGAAAACAAAAGTAGAAGACAAATGTTTGTTACTGATAAGAAAACCAAAATCGGCATCAAAACAG AATTTTTTCTCATTAAAG ATGTTAAAGGCACATTCGTGGGCAGATGTCAGTGTGAAGGACATGCATCTACGACAACCTGATGGTTCACTGAAACAAGATCCTTATAAAGCATTCAAAGAACGG tttaagaagaAATCAGACCTTAGTCTACCTCCAGATGAGTTGAACAGCCTAGCCAATCAGAACACTCCTTTCAAAGGACCAACAGGCAATCAGAGCTCATCCTTACAGTCACAATCATCAGCAGACAATGGAAAAGAAGAGAGTAAAAGTGATATAATACCTCCACATAAACTTACTGAAGTTGTCCCAAATATATCAAACTCTTATCCTTATATAAAGAAGGGAAGCAGACATATCTCTCAAAGTCTTGCTGATTTGACAGACGCTGGTAgagaaataaacaataataaaaatatggGTGGAgctttaggtcaaggtcatgcaaGACCTAAAGGACCACCTCCTGCCATTCCTCCAAGAACTAATGCAAGTTCTGTAGAGAAATACAGTAAAAATGATAGAAATGCTTCTAATATTGAAAATACAGGCTTTATACACAACAAAAATACAAGTAATGAAAGAACTGAAAATAGACCAGATATTATATCTAATGTGAATGTAAGAAAAAGTCCTGGAGGTAATGTAAGAGATGGCAGGCATGATGACAGTATGCCAGTAAGAGTGAAACATGATTCTGGATTCCATAGTGAGGCTCCATTATCTAGTGATGAAATGTATGATTCTGGATTTAAACAGGATTTAAGTAAAAGTGTACGGAATGGAAGCCTTATGACCAGTTCTCCAAAGTCATCTAAAAAGCAGCCACAAACTTCCAGAAATATGCCGAGACATAATTCAGATCCAAGGCAGCCAAATGCTACTGGGCATCAGTATAATACAAGAGAACCTAGTCCAGGGAATAACAGAAATCGCCGACAGAGTCCTGGAAATAGGGCTTACAGTGGACAAGGAAATGTGAATGGTCAAGAAAGACCTAAAACACAAATGGAATCTGTTAATGTGAGACCAGTGCAAAGAAATCCGAGTGCAGGGTCAGAGAATAGAAACAAGCACAATGAGCAGATTAAGGGTAGAAATATGCCAGTTGGTCAGACCTATCCTGATACAAATCAAATGAATAGACTTCATGAACAGAAGCAATCAAATTCTGTTACGAGAACCCCACCAAATCACCATCAGACTGGTACTAGACACAATGAAAGTAGATCAAAATCTTCAGAAAAAATAGTGCAGAGACGATCAAATGAATTTAGGGAAAGAAAGTCATTAGGTGATGTGAGAGAGGGTCAGATTTTGACTATTGATAACAAAGAATCTGTGATAAAGGCTCATTCGTTAGGGGACTTAAGTACTGGATGTGCATTCTCACTGGTTGGCCAGAAGAAACCAGATTTACCTGGAAATGTACATGAGCCAGAATTTACTGGGACCCAGCTTATGAAGCATATTAGAAATTACaaagaaatgacacaaaatggaagTAGTGGAAGTTTACCATTTAGAGGTAAAGCTTTAGATGATATGGACAATTATAGGCAGTATTACGGTCAAGTGCAACAATCTGCAAAGGGTGATAATTCTGACTATAACAAACTAAAGCATTATGGGTCCTTGCAGCATCTGCCTATGTCTGCTGAAACTAGCAAACAGCAGAATGGTTATCATCAGCCCGTGCCAGTAAGACATCGAGAGAAAACACCTCTAAAGCCACGCCGTTGTTTGCCACAACCTCCAGGAGACGTCCATATGAAGAAGAGACAAATGACGGACATAATGATTAACAGAATGAGTGTAGACAGCAATAGCACAAGCCCTAGTTCTAGTAATTCTAACCGGGAAGGTTCCACTGAACCTAGATTAGGTGGAGTCAGTGCCACACCCTCGGTATCTGACCGTGAAGTTTTTGACCTCCTTCATGGTAACAGAAATGATTCAGCATGGACTGTGCAAGGTGTTAGAAATGTGTGCAATAATAAAAAACAGACTCCCACATCACAAGTACCTCCAAGTTACAGTGACAGTGTAAATAATGCTCTACGCAAGTCAGGGTCATTCGGGTCACATGAACATGGCAGTGTGCCGCCCTCTGGTGGCCGACTTAGTGAATCAGGGCAGACAACATTGACTTCTCAAAGTACAATTGATTCAGGATATATTACAAATGACCCTGACCCTGAAACATTATCTACCTCATCCTATGCCAAAACGTTGAAACAGTCTGCTCATAATATGTACACAGCACACAAACTTTATAAATCAGCTAAGGGAGAACACTCTCAGAAACAAACGACAAATGCAAAAGATCACTCAAATAATTCCAATATTAACCAGTATAATCCAAAGTATGCCAAAGATTCTCATACCAGAACATGGCTAGAAAATCACCAAGGAACTTACATGAGTGAtcatttgaaacttaatatgaAAACGGGTGCAAACAGTGAAAGAGTGCGTGGAAATGACATGGAGAAAACAGATAAAAACAATAACAGACATCCTAAGATTCCTGAAAGTAATGTTACTGAGTTAGACCTGACACAGAATCCACCAAGCAAACCAGAGAGAACTTTCCAGTATGTGAAACAACCTTTGGCTCATCATAAGTCTGAACTGTCATCGAAGGACATTGAAAAAATGAGCCAAGATCAGGGCCAGTTTACATGTAGATCTAAGGGCAAATCAATTTCCATGGCACAAGGATTGAACCTCATAGCCACTAACTCTGCACCTGCAAGTGGAGGCTTCTTATCAAAGTCTCAGCCAAAGTTTACAGGTTCACTGAAAgacttgataggaacagataaaCAAATAGTGCCAATAGAAACACTTAAACTTGAAAGTGCACATTCTACAAATACATTACCAGGAAGCTGGAAATTCCAGGCCCAAACTCGGCCAGAATGTAGTTTGAAATTTTTCGGAAAACCAAGTTTGTTTCAGTTACTTCAAAACTATAATCTGTATGCAATACGGGTTCGAATTCCAGAAAACTTTGTTATTATGGAAAATGTTAGACTTATCGAGTGTGAAGTGGTTTTACCAGCACCTTGGATGTTTGGAAAAGACACTTCCTCGCCTCTCAGTCCTAAAGGAAGTTATGCAAAACTAGGAGGACCGAATAGTGCGTTCCGGCCAGTATCTGTTGCTAGTGTTTCACCTATCAAATCTGTTTCCATGATCACCATCATGGAATTGTCCAGTCAGATGACAGAGCTCATTGAATCAGGACAGCTTCAAAAAGGGGATCTTATTATTGAG gttaaTGAAAGACTTGTGATTGGAGATGACTTGCCAACATTGACAACTGTGTTCCAAGCTTGCCAAGGCGAGATGTTGTTGACTATTGCCCGAGACAGAGCAAGAGATAATCAGCCAGATAGAAATATG CATTCTACATCCCCCACTGATGAAGATTTCCGACGGATGGAACAGAAAATCAATGAACTTACCACAGAACTTCGTAAAAAAGACCGGACTTTAAAACAGTTgagtgcattgttgccatggcCATTGCCTTCATCAAAGGTGAAGAACTCTGATGGAAAAGATGAAGAAGCTTACGTGTGTTCTCTAAGTGAAGATGAATTCATTGTGTGA